From Rhodopseudomonas palustris:
AGGTCGCCGAACGGCTCGCCTCGGCGATGAAGGACATGCCGGACGGCCTGACCGGCGGGATGGCGCCGATCACCACGCCGCTCGGCGAGATGTTCATGTTCACCATCGCGGGCGGCGACCTCACTCTGGCCGAGCGCCGCACGCTGCTCGACTGGACGATCCGCCCGGCGCTGCGCACGCTGCCGGGCGTCGCCGACGTCAATTCGCTCGGCGGCTATGTCCGCTCCTTCGAGATCGTCCCCGACAATCTGGCGATGGCGTCGCACGGGATTTCGATCGACGTGCTGGAGAAGGCGATCAAAGCCAACAACCGCAACGGCGGCGCCGGCCGGCTGTCCGCCGGCGAAGAGGTGCTGCTGGTGCGCGTCGACGGCCAGATCCGCACCCTCGATGATCTGCGCGACATCGTGCTCGCCTCGCGCGACGGCGGCATGGTGCGGGTGCGCGACGTCGCCGAGGTGCGGATCGGCAGCATCACCCGCTCCGGCGCCGTGACGCGCGACGGCGAGAGCGAGGCGGTGCAGGGCCTGGTGCTCGGCCTGCGCGGCGCCAATGCCCGCGACGTGGTCGAAGGCGTTCGCGCCAAATTCAAGGAGCTCGCGCCGACGCTGCCGAAGGGCGTGACGCTCGACGTGTTCTACGATCGCGGCGATCTGGTCGGCCGCGCCATCGGCACGGTGTCGAAATCGCTGCTCGAAGCCACCGTGCTGGTGATCCTGCTGCTGATCCTGTTCCTCGGCGACTGGCGCGCCGCTTTGGTGGTGGCGCTGACGCTGCCATTGTCGGCGCTCGCGACCTTCGTGCTGATGCGCTGGGCCGGGATGTCCGCCAATCTGATGAGTCTCGGCGGTCTCGCGGTCGCGATCGGGATGCTGATCGACGCCGCGGTGGTGGTGGTCGAAAACATCGTCTCGCATCTGGCGCATGATCGCCACGGCGCGCGGGTGCCGCTGCTGCACCGGATCAATCAGGCGCTGCGCGAGGTCATGGTGCCGGTGACGTCGGGCATCGCCATCATCGTCATCGTGTTCCTGCCGCTGCTGACGCTGCAGGGGCTCGAAGGCAAGCTGTTCATCCCGGTGGCGCTGACGATCGTGTTCGCGCTCGCCTCGTCGCTGCTGCTGGCGCTGACGGTGGTCCCGGTGCTGGCCTCGCTGCTGCTGCGCACCTCCGGCCATCACGACACCTGGCTGGTGCGCAAGATCGGCGCGGCCTATGCGCCGGTGCTGCGGTTCGCGCTGCGCCGCGAAAAGGCGGTGCTGGCAGTCGCGGTGCTGGCGCTGGTCGCGACCGGCTTCGCCTATGTCCAGCTCGGCAAGATCTTCATGCCGACGATGGAGGAAGGCACGCCGATCATCAGCGTCGAGAAGCTGCCCTCGATCAGCCTGGAGGCGAGCGTCGATCTCGATCTGAAGATCCAGAGGGCGGTGATGGCGGCCGTCCCCGAAGTACAGAGCATCGTCGCGCGGGTCGGCTCCGACGAAATCGGCCTCGACCCGATGGGGCTCAATCAGACCGATACCTATGTGATCCTGAAGCCGCCGGCGGAGTGGCGCCGGCCGGACGACAAGGAATGGCTGTTGGGCGAGATCCGCAAGGCGCTCGCCGAATTTCCCGGCATCGGCTTCAGCTTCACCCAGCCGATCGAGATGCGCGTGCAGGAGATGATCATCGGCGCCCGCGGCGACGTGGTGGCGAAGATCTTCGGCCCCGACATCGCCACGCTGAACAGGCTCGCCGAACAGATCACCACGACGATGAAGGCGATGAAGGGCGCCGAAGACGTCCGCACCACGCTGAACACCGGCTTCGAATATTACAGCG
This genomic window contains:
- a CDS encoding CusA/CzcA family heavy metal efflux RND transporter: MLARLVEFSLAHRLLVVLATLLLIGAGIYAVRGLPIDAFPDVSPVQVKIIMKAPGMTPEEVETRVTMPLELDMLGIPNKTILRSTTKYGLADVTIDFADGVDIYWARNQVAERLASAMKDMPDGLTGGMAPITTPLGEMFMFTIAGGDLTLAERRTLLDWTIRPALRTLPGVADVNSLGGYVRSFEIVPDNLAMASHGISIDVLEKAIKANNRNGGAGRLSAGEEVLLVRVDGQIRTLDDLRDIVLASRDGGMVRVRDVAEVRIGSITRSGAVTRDGESEAVQGLVLGLRGANARDVVEGVRAKFKELAPTLPKGVTLDVFYDRGDLVGRAIGTVSKSLLEATVLVILLLILFLGDWRAALVVALTLPLSALATFVLMRWAGMSANLMSLGGLAVAIGMLIDAAVVVVENIVSHLAHDRHGARVPLLHRINQALREVMVPVTSGIAIIVIVFLPLLTLQGLEGKLFIPVALTIVFALASSLLLALTVVPVLASLLLRTSGHHDTWLVRKIGAAYAPVLRFALRREKAVLAVAVLALVATGFAYVQLGKIFMPTMEEGTPIISVEKLPSISLEASVDLDLKIQRAVMAAVPEVQSIVARVGSDEIGLDPMGLNQTDTYVILKPPAEWRRPDDKEWLLGEIRKALAEFPGIGFSFTQPIEMRVQEMIIGARGDVVAKIFGPDIATLNRLAEQITTTMKAMKGAEDVRTTLNTGFEYYSVKIDRLQAGRLGLDVDQLTAALRTQIDGEPVGIVVEQGRRTPVSIRGADALRESPARLAGLSLVLADGKSVPLTNVARLERIDGPVKIDRENGRRLALVMSNVTGRDLVGFVDEAKRAVAERVELPEGYGIVWGGQFENQQRAAARLAIVVPIALALVFLLLFVTFMSLRQALLVFVNIPFALVGGVFSLLMSGEYLSVPASVGFIALLGIAVLNGLVLVTYFNTLRSQGLPPDQIVEIGAQRRLRPILLTASITAFGLVPLLYATGPGADVQRPLAIVVIGGLVSSTLLTLVILPVLYRRFGIVSEKTA